From Candoia aspera isolate rCanAsp1 chromosome 4, rCanAsp1.hap2, whole genome shotgun sequence, a single genomic window includes:
- the CREM gene encoding cAMP-responsive element modulator isoform X4 — MAVTRDETAATGDMPTYQIRTPTTALPQGVVMAASPGTLHSPQQLAEEATRKRELRLMKNREAARECRRKKKEYVKCLENRVAVLENQNKTLIEELKALKDLYCHKAE; from the exons ATGGCTGTAACCAGAGATGAAACTG CAGCTACAGGTGACATGCCAACTTACCAAATCCGAACTCCAACCACAGCCTTACCTCAAGGAGTCGTCATGGCAGCTTCCCCAGGAACATTGCATAGCCCGCAGCAGCTGGCCGAAGAAGCAACACGTAAAAGAGAGCTAAGGCTTATGAAAAATAG GGAAGCTGCTCGCGAGTGTCGcaggaagaagaaggagtatgTCAAATGTCTTGAAAATCGAGTGGCTGTGCTTGAAAACCAAAACAAGACTCTCATTGAGGAACTCAAGGCCCTCAAAGACCTTTATTGCCATAAAGCAGAGTAA
- the CREM gene encoding cAMP-responsive element modulator isoform X6: MPTYQIRTPTTALPQGVVMAASPGTLHSPQQLAEEATRKRELRLMKNREAARECRRKKKEYVKCLENRVAVLENQNKTLIEELKALKDLYCHKAE, translated from the exons ATGCCAACTTACCAAATCCGAACTCCAACCACAGCCTTACCTCAAGGAGTCGTCATGGCAGCTTCCCCAGGAACATTGCATAGCCCGCAGCAGCTGGCCGAAGAAGCAACACGTAAAAGAGAGCTAAGGCTTATGAAAAATAG GGAAGCTGCTCGCGAGTGTCGcaggaagaagaaggagtatgTCAAATGTCTTGAAAATCGAGTGGCTGTGCTTGAAAACCAAAACAAGACTCTCATTGAGGAACTCAAGGCCCTCAAAGACCTTTATTGCCATAAAGCAGAGTAA
- the CREM gene encoding cAMP-responsive element modulator isoform X5 — translation MAVTRDETAATGDMPTYQIRTPTTALPQGVVMAASPGTLHSPQQLAEEATRKRELRLMKNREAAKECRRRKKEYVKCLESRVAMLEVQNKKLIEELETLKDICSSKTD, via the exons ATGGCTGTAACCAGAGATGAAACTG CAGCTACAGGTGACATGCCAACTTACCAAATCCGAACTCCAACCACAGCCTTACCTCAAGGAGTCGTCATGGCAGCTTCCCCAGGAACATTGCATAGCCCGCAGCAGCTGGCCGAAGAAGCAACACGTAAAAGAGAGCTAAGGCTTATGAAAAATAG GGAAGCTGCAAAAGAATGTCGACGAAGGAAGAAAGAATACGTGAAATGTCTGGAGAGTCGCGTTGCAATGTTAGAAGTTCAAAACAAGAAACTTATAGAAGAGCTAGAAACTTTAAAAGACATTTGCTCTTCCAAGACAGACTAG